From Aspergillus chevalieri M1 DNA, chromosome 4, nearly complete sequence, a single genomic window includes:
- the POL12 gene encoding DNA-directed DNA polymerase alpha subunit POL12 (BUSCO:EOG09261V87;~COG:L;~EggNog:ENOG410PHS1;~InterPro:IPR013627,IPR016722,IPR007185;~PFAM:PF04042,PF08418;~go_function: GO:0003677 - DNA binding [Evidence IEA];~go_process: GO:0006260 - DNA replication [Evidence IEA]), with amino-acid sequence MDDTTAELNELFAASAPDGLPKDVLTELQSILRVQLISPQELFYKWESYCLKMGAEETKMNLETVRLFKRDVQDSLERESRGRAGRQTEKRSTVTATPRVGMASDVFGMLDGLTPNTKTPNSAKRKADFASPSISKIGKSEVTPVKGKTADGLQPVTFAERQNPGQTLETLNSHLPLSETPIAPFPEARIRPTANTDLKKFGYKPMAMRLSEASEILDDRIDELMSLLQPQYESEDIAFGSASIQSTSEIIAVGRIASDSLEGKLNTASLVLETSRRTGAGLRVPLKLDSVPSANFFPGQIVALRGINASGNYFTVKDVLPIPTLPPAASSPVTLDGITERVGETPLNVMVASGPYTADDNLNFEPLHEICQKAADSLADGLVLLGPFLDIEHPLVASGDFDLPDVNGYDPDTATLATVFRHCITASIQKLVAAVPTITIVMVPSVRDALSKHVAWPQEQMPKKELGLPKQVRMVSNPVTLSFNETVIGMSSHDVLYELRREEVVHGRPKEGNLLTRLSKYLIEQRHFYPIFPPTARENLPKTGTESGLATGAMLDVSYSKLGEWWNVRPDVLIVPSALPPFVRVVDSVLVINPGTLSKRRAAGTYAQLAVHPRTFDDEERDQKQMSHKIYERTRVDINRI; translated from the exons ATGGATGACACTACAGCAGAGCTCAATGAGCTCTTTGCAGCCTCTGCCCCTGATGGGCTGCCCAAGGACGTCCTCACGGAGTTGCAGTCTATTCTGCGAGTCCAATTGATCTCCCCGCAAGAGCTGTTCTACAAATGGGAGTCATATTGTTTGAAAATGGGCGCGGAGGAGACCAAGATGAACCTGGAAACGGTTCGGTTGTTCAAGCGAGATGTCCAAGACAGTCTGGAGCGAGAGAGTCGAGGCAGAGCTGGACGGCAAACGGAAAAAAGGAGCACAGTGACCGCAACCCCACGAGTTGGCATGGCGTCGGATGTGTTTGGGAT GTTGGACGGGTTGACACCGAATACCAAGACCCCAAACAGCGCAAAGCGCAAAGCGGATTTCGCATCGCCTTCGATATCGAAAATTGGAAAGTCTGAAGTAACGCCAGTGAAGGGAAAGACCGCGGACGGGCTGCA ACCCGTCACCTTTGCGGAACGCCAGAATCCAGGACAAACGCTCGAGACGCTTAATTCCCATTTACCACTGTCAGAAACCCCGATTGCACCCTTCCCAGAAGCCCGGATACGACCGACGGCCAACACAGACCTGAAGAAGTTTGGATATAAACCAATGGCAATGCGCTTGTCTGAAGCATCGGAGATCTTGGACGACCGGATTGACGAACTCATGTCTCTACTTCAACCGCAGTATGAGTCGGAGGATATCGCGTTCGGTAGCGCATCTATACAGAGCACAAGTGAGATCATAGCAGTTGGGCGCATTGCATCGGACAGTCTTGAGGGCAAGCTCAACACGGCATCTCTGGTGCTTGAGACGTCGAGACGGACAGGAGCCGGTCTGCGAGTCCCATTGAAATTGGATTCGGTACCATCGGCCAATTTCTTCCCTGGCCAGATCGTGGCTTTGAGGGGTATTAATGCATCTGGAAACTACTTTACGGTCAAAGACGTCCTCCCCATCCCTACACTTCCGCCAGCAGCGTCATCACCGGTCACCTTGGACGGCATTACTGAACGAGTGGGCGAAACCCCGTTGAATGTGATGGTCGCCTCGGGGCCATACACGGCAGATGACAACCTAAACTTCGAACCGCTACATGAGATCTGCCAAAAAGCCGCAGACAGCTTGGCAGATGGGCTGGTATTATTAGGGCCATTCCTGGACATCGAACACCCCCTTGTCGCATCGGGCGATTTCGACTTGCCTGACGTTAACGGATACGACCCAGACACAGCGACGCTGGCTACCGTCTTCCGCCACTGTATTACAGCCTCGATTCAGAAGCTCGTCGCCGCGGTGCCAACAATCACAATCGTTATGGTACCCTCCGTGCGTGACGCGCTAAGCAAACACGTCGCGTGGCCCCAGGAGCAGATGCCAAAGAAGGAGCTCGGGTTACCGAAGCAAGTACGAATGGTGTCGAACCCGGTGACGCTCTCGTTCAACGAGACAGTTATCGGAATGTCATCGCATGATGTACTATACGAGTTACGACGAGAGGAGGTCGTGCACGGCAGACCTAAAGAGGGGAACTTGCTCACGCGGTTGTCCAAGTATCTCATCGAGCAGCGTCATTTCTATCCTATCTTCCCACCCACGGCACGGGAGAACCTGCCTAAGACCGGGACAGAGAGCGGACTGGCGACGGGCGCAATGCTGGACGTTAGCTATTCGAAGCTTGGAGAGTGGTGGAATGTGCGGCCGGATGTGCTGATTGTGCCGAGTGCGCTGCCTCCATTTGTTAGG GTCGTCGATAGCGTACTCGTGATCAACCCCGGAACCCTCTCGAAACGCCGCGCAGCCGGAACGTACGCACAACTCGCAGTGCACCCACGAACattcgacgacgaagaacGCGACCAGAAACAAATGAGCCATAAGATTTACGAGCGCACACGTGTGGATATCAACCGAATATAA
- a CDS encoding Apc13 domain protein (COG:S;~EggNog:ENOG410PR4F;~InterPro:IPR008401;~PFAM:PF05839;~go_component: GO:0005680 - anaphase-promoting complex [Evidence IEA]) has translation MSKDSSITNLHMHHPRLADFFEDFTRPHTSPTSTSHNPQSHTHNNTTVTYGSSSPTLVPSFLPIEEIYVLPQYQPPNPEDEDDVVPDQHAAFGITRAMERRREAVWRDLGMEGIVAGENIGAGAGRGRGRKIRVKESGRLMGGRRTICLR, from the exons ATG AGCAAAGACTCCTCCATAACAAACCTCCACATGCACCACCCCCGACTCGCCGACTTTTTCGAAGACTTCACCCGCCCGCACACGTCCCCAACCTCCACCTCGCACAATCCCCAATCCCACACCCACAATAACACAACCGTAACCTACGGCTCATCCTCGCCGACCCTCGTCCCGTCCTTCCTACCCATCGAAGAAATCTACGTGCTACCGCAGTACCAGCCGCCGAACccggaggacgaggatgatgttGTGCCGGACCAGCATGCGGCGTTTGGGATTACGAGGGCGATGGAGAGGAGGCGGGAGGCTGTTTGGAGGGATTTGGGGATGGAGGGGATTGTTGCGGGAGAGAATATTGGGGCTGGGGctgggagggggagggggaggaaaaTAAGGGTTAAAGAGTCAGGGAGGTTGATGGGGGGGAGGAGGACTATTTGTCTGCGGTGA